The Streptomyces sp. DH-12 genome includes the window ACCGCCCTGGCCCGCTCCTGGAACCGGCTGCATCCCAAGCTGACCCACCGCTCCTCCTGGGCCATGGCCGACGGCACCCTCCCCATCATCGAGGGGACGGTGATCCGCCTGGACATCGACCACCTGCCCAGCGGAGCCACCCCCAAGCCGGTCTGGCTGTGGTGGTCGGGCACCGACGCCACCGAAGCCGACGCCGACCGCCTCTGGCAGTCCTACCTGCGACGCTTCGACATCGAGCACACCTTCCGCCTGTTCAAGCAGACCCTGGGCTGGACCACACCGAAGATCCGCACCCCCGAAGCGGCCGACCGCTGGACCTGGCTGATCCTCGCCGCCTACACCCAACTGCGGCTCGCCCGGCCGCTGGCAGCCGACCGGCGCCGCCCCTGGGAGAAACCCAGCCCGCCGGACAGACTCACCCCCGCCCGTGTCCGCCGGGACTTCCGACACATCCGCCCGACGACCGCCTGCCCGGCCCAGGCACCGAAACCCTCCCGGCCCGGTCCTGGACGACCACCGGGCCGCAAGAACACCCAGCCCACACCCCGCCACGACGTGCACACACCCCGCAAAGCACAGCCGACGCAACGACGAACAAAGAAGTCAACGACCCCACGGCCCCGCCGCACAGGTTAAAGATCAAGATATGCCTGGAGCCAGAGTGAAGTGTCGGGTCCTACGCTGCTTGGTCCCACTGATCCGGGAGGGTGTCATCGTCCGACGGGTGCTGCTCGGCCTTCTCGTGGGCTCGCAGGGCGGCCCAGGTGAGGGCGGCGAGGGGGATGAGGTACCAGGGCGCCGGCCACAGGGCCTGCCACCAGTCGGCCTGGGGGGTGAGGAGCAGGTCGGTGGCGGCGGTGGTCATGCCGGCGGTAAGGCTCCAGCACAGCAGGCGTCCAGCCCGTTGCGCGGAGCGCGTGAGCCGAGGCGCGGAGACGCGGTGGTGACGGGTGGGGTGGGAGCAGGGCGTGCGTCCGCCCGGTGTGCTCATCGGAGGGATGTCCTTCACGACAGGGGTGGTTGCCGCGGGCTGGGGGACCACGCATGCGGGACGGGCCCAGTGTGCATCTGGTGGAGCGGGGCCGCGGATGCCCTCCGTGCACACCGCGTCCTCTGAGTCAACTTCTCCGTCCTGTGCTTTCACGCCGTGACCGGCAGGGACGCTCGATGAGTGCTGCTCGGCAGTGAAGCGGACAGGTTTGAACATGGCCGAAAGAGAGCGGTCGCTGACCTCGACTTCCATGAGGAAACTGCAGGTCAGCAGGTTTCGGTCAAGATAGCCCCTGGAACCAGTAACGGAATCATCAATTCCGCCCGTCTCTCGTGGTGGTTGAGGTATTGAAGTCCCGTTTTGTTCTACCGAAGCGGTGGGGCTGATTCCGGCCCGCATGCATAAGACCTTCGAGGGCACGACGCGTCGCTTTGTGTGTGTCTTGTGACAGCTTGTGAGGCGCCGGTGACCGTGCTGGGTCACCGGTTTTGACCGTCTGTCTGGCGCACTTCTGACTTCCTGTGGGGGGAAGCCGATGCATCCGCGCGTTGCGCACACGCCGTTCCGGCGTGCCAGGAGAACACACCGAACCGCTCTTGTCTCCGCGATCACCACGGCCGCCGTGGTGATCGCCGCCGCTCCCGGTCTGGCAGCGACTGCGAAGCCGCAACTGCCCGAGCCGGAGAGCCCGTGGACGAAACCGACGAAGGTCGAGGCTCCCGCCACGCCGGCCGGACCGACCCGGGCCCCCGGCTCGCAGCCGGAGGCCGAGCCGTCGGCCGAGGTCGCGGCCTGGCGAGAAGACCAGAAGGCCCGCACCACCGGTGCGGAACCCGGCAAGGGCCCGACATCCCGTTCTACAGCTGCCGCAGACGTCGCTGCGTCCGACTACCTGCCCGAGGGGCAGGGCGAGGTGCCCTGGCACCAGATCATCGACACCCGCCTGAACGACGCCCTGGTCGCGCGGGTGAACGTCTCCAACGGCAACCTGATGCTCGCGGCCACGGACTTCGACATCGCCGGCGTCGGCCAGAAACTCCAGCTCACCCGCACCTACAACTCCCTCGAAGCCCCCTGGGGCAAGGTCTCCCAGCGCTGGTGGCAGGGATACGAGCGCTACCTGCAGATCCGCGACGGAGAGACAGCGGTCTTCGACGCCACCGGCGAGCTGCTGCGCTTCACCGCCAACGCGGACGGCACCTACACCACGCCGGCCGGTTACTCGAAGGACCTGAAGAAGAACGCGGACGGCACCTACACCCTCACCGACCGCAAGTCCGGCACCAAGGACACCTACAACGAGCACGGCACCCTCACGAGGGTGACGGACAGGAACGACGGCACGATCACCGTCGACCAGCACGACGAAGGCGCCGAGCACAAGGGCTTCAAGCTCACCGAGACCCGCTCCGGCCGCTGGATCGACCTGGTCAAAACGTACGGCAATCAGTGGCAGGCCAAGGACCACACCGGCCGCACCGCCGTCCTCGACCTCGACGCAGCAGGCAACCTGGCGAAGGTGACGGACACGGCCGGCAAGGCCACCGCCTACGAGTACGACGGCTCGCGCCGCGTGACGAAGGTGACCACCCCCGAAGGCACGGTCACCCTCTTCACCTACGACAGCCACAACCGCGTCACCTCCATGCAACGCGCCACCGGCACGTCGGGCAGCGGGCACACGGGCCCGACCTGGCGCTACGACTACACCGCCCCCACCCCGTCGGACGCGGGGACGACCACGGTCACCGACCCCGACGGCGACGCGACGAAGTACGTCCACAACGCGGACGGTGAGGTCACCAAGGTCACCGACCCGCTCGGTCACTCCCGCCACGCCACCTACAAGAACCACCTGACCCAGACCGCGACCGACGCCATGGGCACGGGCGCGGACGGCACGGGCGGCAACACCACCACCTATGGCTGGGACGGCCGCAACAACCCCATCTCCCAGAAGCTTCCGCTCGGCGCCACGGCGTCCGTGTCCGCGTACCAGACGGTCGCGGGCACCGACCTGCCCAACGACTTCACCACCGCGGACGGCCGCAAGGACAGCTTCACGTACGACGCCAACGGCAACACGCTGTCGGTGACCACGTCGGGTACCGCGGGCGCCACCCGCGAGTACACGTACAACAAGGACACCCCGACCTGCGGCGGTTTCGAGGGCCAGCGCTGCACGGCGAAGGACGGCAACGGCAAGGTCACGTCGTTCGAGTACGACACCAAGGGCAACCTGTGGAAGGTCAAGCCGCCGGCGCCGCTGGGGGAGACGACCTATACGTACGACGCGCTGGGCCGGGTGGAGACGGTCAAGGACGGCCGCGGCATCACCACCGTCTACGCCTACGACACCCGTGACCGCGTCCGTGAGGTCTCCTCCACCAACGCCACCGTTACGTTCACCTACGACGGTGACGGCAACGTCAGGACCCGCACGGACGCCTCGGGCACGACCACGTGGGAGTACGACAAGCTCAACCGGGAGAAGCGCCGCACTTTGCAGAACGGCGCGCAGACGGCGCTGGCCTACACCCCCGGCGGTGACGTCGACTTCTACACCGACCCGACCGGGAAGACGGACTACACCTGGGACAAGGCCGGCCGCCTCGACCAACTGACCGCCCCGGACGGCCAGAAGACCGACTTCGACTACGACAACAACGGCAAGCGCACCAAGACCGTCTACCCCGGCGGCACCACCCAGACCGTCACCCTCGACGACAACGGCCGACCGGAGAAGATCAGGACCACGTCGGGCACGCAAACGTTCGTCGATCTGTCCTACAGCTACAAGAACACCGCGGGCAAGGACACCACCAAGATCCGTACCCGCACCGACAACCTCACCCAGTACACGACCACGTACACCTACGACTCCCAGGACCGCCTCACCTACGCGCTCGAGGCCGACTCCGCCGGAGCGCGGAAGGCTTCCTGGCTGTACTGCTTCGACAAGGCCGGCAACCTCACCAGCCGCGACGGCAGCAAGACCACCTGCCCGGGCGGCACCACCTACACCTACAACGACGCATCGCAGCTGACCGCCAAGAACGGCTCCACGACCGGCTGGTCCTACGACAAGCTCGGCAACGAAACCGCCGCAGCCGACAACACCCCCCGCACGAACGAGACCTGGACCGACCACAGCCAGCTCTCCGGCATCACCGCCGGCGGCACCACCTACGACCTGGTCCACGCCGGCACCACCAACCACGAGCGCACCAAGCTCGGCTCGACCTGGTTCCACCACACAGCCCTGGGCCTGGCCTCCACGAGCACGAACGGTGTCGACACCGGATTCATCCGCGAACCGGCGGGCACGCTGAACTCCATGACGACCGGGGGGAAGTCCTACTACTACCTCACCGACGCCACCGGCAACGTCCTCGGCCTGGTGGACGACGCGGGCAAGCGCACCCACACCTACGCCTACGGCCCCACCGGCCTGCCCCGCGGCACCACCACCGAGACCGCCCCCCAGCCCTACCGCTACGCGGGCGCCTACCTGGACCCGACCGGCCTGTACAAGATGGGCCACCGCTACTACGACCCCACCCTCGGCCGCTTCACCCAACCCGACCCCTCCGGCCAGGAAACCAACCCCTACCTCTACGCCGCCGGCGACCCCATCAACAACAGCGACCCCACCGGCCTGTACAGCATCGACGACTTCAAGTCTGACGTCGGGTTTGTCGGATCGACTGCGACGATCGGCGGAGTCATTGGCGGCGGAGTCGGTTCCGTCGTTCCAGGAGCCGGCACTGGCGTAGGCACCGTGGTAGGCGGTGTCGCAGGAGTCTCCTTCGGGGTCGGCGTCCTCGTCGGTGAAGCTCTGGGGAGCTAGTCGCACTTCGAAACGATCCCGGTTCCCTGATGAAGCTCCGGGGCGGCGTGGTAGTCGCCCCGGAGCTGAGCCACTTCACAAGGAGAAGAAATTGGATAAGCGCCAACTGATCTTGTTGCTGGTAGTGATCATTGCCTTCGGGGTAGCAGGACTGACCATCGGACTGATGGGTTTCTCACGGACAACAGCACTCATTGCCTTTGCCATCATCGCTGCGCCCTTGCTCTACCTGATTCTCAGTCGGTCACAACAGGGCAGGTAGCAATCCGGCACTGTCACGTTGGCTGACCGGTGGGATGATCTCCGGGTTGATCAACCTGGGAAGGGTCGTCCGTGAGGAGCGCGTCGCCGTCGTACAAGGGTCACCGGTACCCGGTCGAGGTGATCTCCCACTGTGTGTGGCTGTACTTCCGTTTCCCGCTGTCGTTCCGTGAGGTCGAGGAACTGATGCGCGAGCGCGGGATCGTCGTCTCCTACGAGACGATCCGCCGTTGGTGCAGCAAGTTCGGGCAGACCTACGCAGGCGCGCTGCGCCGTCCACAGCCCCAGTTCGGGGACAAGTGACACTTGGACGAGGTCTTCATCAAGATCAACGGGCGATTGCAGTACCTGGGGCGGGCCGTCGACCAGGACGGGCACGTCCTCGGCATCCTCGTGCAGAACCGGCGGGACAAGGCCGCAGCCCGATGCTTCTTCCGCAGGCTCCCCAAGAAGACCCGCACGCCGCCGCGGGTGGTCGTCACCGACAAGCTCCGCTCCTACGGCGCGGCCCTCCGCGAGGTCATGCCCTGCGTCGAGCACCGACAGCCGAAGTACCTGAACAACCAGGCGGAGAACAGCCACCAGCCCACCCGGCAACGCGAACGGGCGATGAAAGGCTTCCGCTCCGTGGGCGGAGCACACCGGTTCCTGGCCGCGTTCAGCGGCATCTCACCCCACTTCCGGCCCCGCCGCCACCTGATGCCCGCACACGACTACCGAGCCGAGTTGATCGTCCGCTTCGCCATCTGGAAGCACATCACCGGAGTCGTCGGCTCCGCCGCCACGGCCTGACCACAGCCCGGAACCGGGCTCCAGCACGCCGCAACACACCATCAGACGCCTAGTGACCTGAGTCGGAGATTCGTCGTTGGTTTGGCATGAGTCGTCCGGGTCCGAAGATTCCGCCGTTGTCGGTGACCGATGCCCAGCGGGCCGTGCTGGAGGGCTGGGTGCGCCGCCGCTCGACCGCTCAGGCACTGGCCCAGCGTTCAAGGATCGTGCTGGAGTGCGCCGACGGACACTCGATCATGGAGGTGTCGCGCCGGCTGGGTGTCTCTCCGGACACGGTCCGCACCTGGCGGCGACGCTTCCTCGAGCGAGGGCTGGACGGCCTGTGTGACGAGCCGCGGCCCGGTGCTCCGCGGAAGATCACCGACGCGGACGTCGAGCGGGTCATCGTCAAGACGCTGGAGGAGAAGCCGAAGAACGCCACCCACTGGTCGACCAGGTCGATGGCGGCGGCCACGGGCATGTCCCAGTCCGCGATCTCGCGGATCTGGCGGGCGTTCGCCCTGGCCCCGCACCGGTCACAGACGTTCAAGCTGTCCACCGACCCGCTGTTCATCGACAAAGTCCGTGACGTCGTCGGGTTGTATCTGGATCCGCCGGAGAAGGCCCTGGTCCTGTGTGTGGACGAGAAGTCGCAGATCCAGGCCCTCGACCGCTCTCAGCCGGTGCTGCCGATGATGCCCGGGGTTCCTGAGCGCCGCAGCCACGACTACGTCCGGGCCGGCACCACCACCCTGTTCGCGGCCCTGGAGGTCGCCACCGGCAAAGTGATCGGCTCCCTGCACCGCAGGCACCGGGCCGTGGAGTTCAAGAAGTTCCTGGCCAGGCTGGACAAGGAGGTGCCCGCCGACCTCGAGGTCCATCTCATCCTGGACAACTACGTCACCCACAAGACACCCGCCGTCAAGAAGTGGCTGCTGGCTCACCCGCGGTTCCATCTGCACTTCACTCCGACGAGTTCGTCCTGGCTGAACCTGGTGGAGCGGTGGTTCGCCGAGCTCACGCAGAAGAAGCTCAAGCGCGGTGTCCACCGCTCCGTCCAGGCCCTCGAACGCGATATTCGTTCCTGGCTGGCCGACTGGAACGACAATCCACGACCGTTCGTCTGGACGAAGACTGCCGACGAAATCCTCGACAAAGTCGCGGCCTACTGCCGACGAATCTCCGACTCAGGTCACTAGTAGTGCTTGGTCAGGTCCGGAGTGGGGTGGGTATGTCGCGGTGGCAGGTGGGGCAGGCGCCGGTCCAGGTGGCGAGGAGTGTCTGCAGTTCCCGGACGACTTGGTAGAGGCTCAGACCTGCGCCGCTTCTTTTGGGTGGCGGGCCAGTCGTTGCAGGGTGCAAAAGGCGTGGGCGGCGGAGACGAGGGTGACGTGGTGGTGCCAGCCGGCCCAGGTGCGGCCCTCGAAGTGGGCCAGGCCCAGCGCCTGTTTCATCTCGCGGTAGTCGTGCTCGATGCGCCAGCGGAGTTTGGCCAGCCGCACCAGGGTGGCCAGCGGCATGCCGGAGGGCAGGTTCGACAGCCAGAACTGCACCGGTTCGCTCTCGGTGGCCGGCCACTCGGCCAGCAGCCACCGCTCGGGCAGCTCCGGATCGTCGGCGGCCCTGCGGACGCCGCGTCCGGCCGGGCGGATGCGCAGGGCGACGAAGCGCGAGTACATGCGCTTGACGCCACTGCGGCCCTTGCCCGGCCGGGAGCCCTCCCGCCAGGACACCGGCCGGGCCGCCGTCCGGCCGGCCGCGATGACCAGGTCCTTCACGGGCTGCGCGGGCTCGGGGTACTGGATCTTCGGCGGACGCCCGGTGCCCGCATAGACCGGTTGGACGGGCCGGGCCTCGGCCGGATGCGCGGTGTGACGGCCGGAGATGCCGACCGCATAGGGCAGGTCCCGTTCCTCCAGGCCGAGGCGGAAGGCGGCGGCATCGCCGTAGCCGGCGTCCGCGACCACCAGTGGGATGTCGATGCCCCACGAGAGGGTCTCGTCGATCATGTCCAAAGCGAGCTGCCACTTCTCCACATGCCCGACCTGGTCGGGAACGCCGCAGCGGGTGCGGCGGGCGACCTTGGCCGGATCCGCCTCGGGCGAGGCCGGATCCCAGGAGGACGGCACGAACAGCCGCCAGTCGATCGCAGCCGAGGCATGATCGGTGGCCAGGTGCACCGAGACGCCCACCTGGCAGTTGGTGACCTTGCCCGCGGTGCCGGTGTACTGCCGGGCCACACACGCCGACGCATCCCCATCCTTCAGGAAGCCGGTGTCGTCCACGATCAGCGCTTCCGGGCCGATCGCCTCGTGCATCCGCCAGGCCAGCCGGGCCCGCACATGCGCCGCATCCCACGGACTGGAGGTGATGAAGTGGGCCAGCGCCTGCCGGTTGCCGTCCCCGCCGAGACGGGCCGCCATCGGTTCCACCGACTTGCGCCGTCCGTCCAGCAGCAGCCCGCGCACATACGCCTGCCCCCACCGCCGTTGATCCGCCCGGAAGAACCCGTCGAACAACTCCGCCGCGAACGCCTCCAGGTCCTCCCGGACCCCGGCCAACTCCTCAGGTGTCACACCACCTCAACGACACCCACGAGCAAACGGACACGCCACCCGCGAGTGAAGATGACCAAGCCCTACTAGGCCTGAAGAAACTCCACCAACTGATGGGTCTCCCAGACACGGGGAAAGGGGACACCTGATGCTCGAAGACCTCCTGCGCGCCGAAGCGCAGGCCCTTCACGACCAGTACGACCACCACGACACCGACGACTTCCTGCGCCGCCTCGCCGTCCGCATTGCCCAGGAAGCAGCCCGACCCTCCCGGATCATGCGCGCCGTCACCGACCCAGCCCCGCCGCCCCCACCAACACAGGCGCTGGCCCAAGTGCCGCCACCGGCCGGCGTCCCCGTACCCAACCGGCCCACCGACTCCCGGCCCCGCACCCGCCGCGGCCCACGCCGCCGCCCCACCCCCATCATCACCACCGACCCCGCCACCACCCCCACCGCCGTCATCGACCACGTCCGCAGACTCTGCGAGACCGTACTGCGCTCCAACGACATCGACTCCCTCGCCGCCTTCGCCGCCGACTACGACCAGACCGGAGCCCGCACCTTCGCCTGCCTCCTCTACACCCTCGGCCGACGCGAAAGCGCCCTGTACTGGTGGCGCTTCGCCGCCGGCGCCGGAGACCCCCTCGCCGCCCACCACGCCGCCGTCGGCCACAGCAGCCCCGACGCTCGCATCTGGCGCACCATGGCCCGCATGCTCGGTTTCACCCGAGACCGCCACCTACCACAACCCGTCCGCTCCGCTACACAACTCGCCGAAGGATTCGCCAGCACCGTGCCCTGGGGATCCGCCCTCAGCGCCTTCATGACCACGGACCGACTTCCCAGAGAACTGATCCACCACTGACCACCGACGTCACCCGAAGCCGACGATGCGTGGCAACGGTGAGACCGCGGAAATCAGCTGCCCAGAGCGCACCACCCCCGGCGCGCTCACTTACCCAGCTCCGCTACTGCTTGGAGGGCCGGAGCACCGTCCGCGCCCACACCAGCAAGCTGAGCAGCCCCGCCCCGAATCTGCCGCAGCCTAGACGCACCAGGTGCGCGGCTACCTCACTGCCCGGGGCTGGCACCGGGCTCCAGGCTGCGCGTCGAACGACGTATCAGCGCCGCGTCTCCTACGTTGGCGCGGTCATCAATCTCCCCAAAAGCACGGTGGCACCTCCACCGCCTGTTGCTTAACGTCCGTAGAGATATCAACACCGCCCCGACCACCGACTACGCCGACTCCCCTCTCCCAGCCCAACCCGCGCGCTCCTGACCGGGCTCGCGCATCCGGAGGCCATGCTGCGGTCCAGCATGGTTGGGACTGAGTTATCCCATCTGCACGTCTCTTTTCCCGATTCGGCTTGGGAGAGGAGGCGACGAGGCGCACTGCCCGGCATCGTTCCGGGCCTGGCCGCGACATCTATGAGGGCGGGCACACTCCGCCAGCCCCATCCGCTCCGGGAGAGGGTCTGTCAACCTGAAGCCGTAGGTCAAAGGGCTGGTATGGCGGTCCTGCGGGGTGCTCACGCTGGTCAGGGACGGCAGCCTGAGGAGTAGATCATCTGTCAGCGGTGCTGATGGTTGGTCGGGTAGGGCGTAGTCGAGATTCCGGTATTTGGCGGTTGGGCTGTATGCATCACGCGGCGTACAGCGCAGCTGCGAACTGGGGGAGCGCCGCGACCAGCATGAGGGTGCCCCGCTCCACCCAGCGGTACTTTTTGCGGATGATGTCGCTGGTGACCAGCAGGGAGGTGAGCAGTGGTCCGGCGGGGTCGCGTGAGGCACGCTCGAAGGCGTGGCTCAGCCTCTGGGGACCCATCTCCGCTGTGATGTGTCCAAAGTACGAAGGGCCGGTGGCGTCTTGCTGTCTGCCGGCCCGGTGGCGCGGCATGATCGCGCACACGAAGCACAGGACGGCCAGGAGCGAAGTGACGATCGCGCTCCACCACAGGATTTCTGGGCTCGGGGAGACACCGATGAAGGCGCCGAGAACAGCTCCCGTTACCCCGAGCAGGACGGCGGCCTTCGTGTCTGCCCGTCCGATTTCCGCCCGGTTCGCCGTCATGAAACGCTCCATCGCCGCCACGGTTTCCGGACCGCTGGTGCGCGGGTTGCGCGTAGCGGCCCGCCGGCGTGTCCGGTGCAGTTGCCGGTGATGGTGGGGAAGAGGGCGTGCGGCGGTATCTGTCACAGCACCCTCCCGTTCGCCGCCCCACTCGGCCCGCCGTTGTAGGTCCATGCGTCCTGTTGCTTGGGAACGCGCCGCCCGAGTGCGTGGAGACGGTCACGCAACAGTTCGGACAACTCCTGGCGTTCCTCGTCGGAGAGCTTGCCCAGCAGCCCGGCCATCTCGTCCTGCCAGCTGGTCTCCTGCCGGAGCAGGCTCTGATTGTGGACGGACCAGTCCAGTACCTGGCTGACCTGGTCCGGGTGCCTGAGAAGCCATAGCGCCGCGAGAGAGACCGGCCCGTTGCGTACGGCCTGAAGGCAGAACTGATACTCCTCGCGGCGTTCAGGGGTCCAGGCGAAGGGCGCTTCGGTGGTACCTGCCCGGCCCAGTCGCAGTTCGCCTTCCGTGTCCCGGGCCTGGATGTCCGTGACGCGGTAGGTGAGGCCAGCCTCGTCGAAGACGTACGGTTTTGCCAGATGGTGCATCAGCACAGAGGCGCTGAGCCCTTGGCCGTCGGCCTCGTAGGTGTCCTCCAGGTGGTGCAGGCGCTGCTTGAGGTCCCTGCGTACGGCGTCCCAACTGTCCGTGGTACGGGTTCGTACGACTTGCACTGGATCGTGTACCCACCACAGCAGGCGCAGGTTCATCGGTTCGGTCCCGTACGCAGTCGCCAGGCTGATGGCCTGGGTTGCCGGCCTCTCTGTCAGATCGACGCGGAAGGCCCTGATGTACCGGCCGAACAGACTCGGCGCCAAGGCGTCGTCGGCCGTCTCCGTACTGTGCTCGCCGGAACTCAGGACGTGATGGACGCCGTTTGCAGCCACGAGGACCAGGGCCCGGTCCCTGCGTCCGGACCAGCGCTGTCGGAGAATCTCCCGCCAGGGGGCGTGGGTGGCCCGGGTGCAGACGGGGTGGTTTCTTTCGATGGTCACGGTGTCCTCCCGTACGGATTCG containing:
- a CDS encoding IS701 family transposase, which encodes MTPEELAGVREDLEAFAAELFDGFFRADQRRWGQAYVRGLLLDGRRKSVEPMAARLGGDGNRQALAHFITSSPWDAAHVRARLAWRMHEAIGPEALIVDDTGFLKDGDASACVARQYTGTAGKVTNCQVGVSVHLATDHASAAIDWRLFVPSSWDPASPEADPAKVARRTRCGVPDQVGHVEKWQLALDMIDETLSWGIDIPLVVADAGYGDAAAFRLGLEERDLPYAVGISGRHTAHPAEARPVQPVYAGTGRPPKIQYPEPAQPVKDLVIAAGRTAARPVSWREGSRPGKGRSGVKRMYSRFVALRIRPAGRGVRRAADDPELPERWLLAEWPATESEPVQFWLSNLPSGMPLATLVRLAKLRWRIEHDYREMKQALGLAHFEGRTWAGWHHHVTLVSAAHAFCTLQRLARHPKEAAQV
- a CDS encoding RHS repeat-associated core domain-containing protein; translation: MVIAAAPGLAATAKPQLPEPESPWTKPTKVEAPATPAGPTRAPGSQPEAEPSAEVAAWREDQKARTTGAEPGKGPTSRSTAAADVAASDYLPEGQGEVPWHQIIDTRLNDALVARVNVSNGNLMLAATDFDIAGVGQKLQLTRTYNSLEAPWGKVSQRWWQGYERYLQIRDGETAVFDATGELLRFTANADGTYTTPAGYSKDLKKNADGTYTLTDRKSGTKDTYNEHGTLTRVTDRNDGTITVDQHDEGAEHKGFKLTETRSGRWIDLVKTYGNQWQAKDHTGRTAVLDLDAAGNLAKVTDTAGKATAYEYDGSRRVTKVTTPEGTVTLFTYDSHNRVTSMQRATGTSGSGHTGPTWRYDYTAPTPSDAGTTTVTDPDGDATKYVHNADGEVTKVTDPLGHSRHATYKNHLTQTATDAMGTGADGTGGNTTTYGWDGRNNPISQKLPLGATASVSAYQTVAGTDLPNDFTTADGRKDSFTYDANGNTLSVTTSGTAGATREYTYNKDTPTCGGFEGQRCTAKDGNGKVTSFEYDTKGNLWKVKPPAPLGETTYTYDALGRVETVKDGRGITTVYAYDTRDRVREVSSTNATVTFTYDGDGNVRTRTDASGTTTWEYDKLNREKRRTLQNGAQTALAYTPGGDVDFYTDPTGKTDYTWDKAGRLDQLTAPDGQKTDFDYDNNGKRTKTVYPGGTTQTVTLDDNGRPEKIRTTSGTQTFVDLSYSYKNTAGKDTTKIRTRTDNLTQYTTTYTYDSQDRLTYALEADSAGARKASWLYCFDKAGNLTSRDGSKTTCPGGTTYTYNDASQLTAKNGSTTGWSYDKLGNETAAADNTPRTNETWTDHSQLSGITAGGTTYDLVHAGTTNHERTKLGSTWFHHTALGLASTSTNGVDTGFIREPAGTLNSMTTGGKSYYYLTDATGNVLGLVDDAGKRTHTYAYGPTGLPRGTTTETAPQPYRYAGAYLDPTGLYKMGHRYYDPTLGRFTQPDPSGQETNPYLYAAGDPINNSDPTGLYSIDDFKSDVGFVGSTATIGGVIGGGVGSVVPGAGTGVGTVVGGVAGVSFGVGVLVGEALGS
- a CDS encoding IS630 family transposase yields the protein MSRPGPKIPPLSVTDAQRAVLEGWVRRRSTAQALAQRSRIVLECADGHSIMEVSRRLGVSPDTVRTWRRRFLERGLDGLCDEPRPGAPRKITDADVERVIVKTLEEKPKNATHWSTRSMAAATGMSQSAISRIWRAFALAPHRSQTFKLSTDPLFIDKVRDVVGLYLDPPEKALVLCVDEKSQIQALDRSQPVLPMMPGVPERRSHDYVRAGTTTLFAALEVATGKVIGSLHRRHRAVEFKKFLARLDKEVPADLEVHLILDNYVTHKTPAVKKWLLAHPRFHLHFTPTSSSWLNLVERWFAELTQKKLKRGVHRSVQALERDIRSWLADWNDNPRPFVWTKTADEILDKVAAYCRRISDSGH
- a CDS encoding Pycsar system effector family protein; the encoded protein is MERFMTANRAEIGRADTKAAVLLGVTGAVLGAFIGVSPSPEILWWSAIVTSLLAVLCFVCAIMPRHRAGRQQDATGPSYFGHITAEMGPQRLSHAFERASRDPAGPLLTSLLVTSDIIRKKYRWVERGTLMLVAALPQFAAALYAA